The Solwaraspora sp. WMMD792 region TCCCGTCCCCGGCCCGACGACACGGCGACGGATCGGCGGTGGGATGGCAGGCATGCTGCTCATCGACGACGTCGTCAAACGGCGAGGTGCCCGACAGGTGCTGCGGGGCGTCAGCTTCGAGGCGGTGCCCGGTCGGGTGACCGGATTCGTCGGCCCCAACGGGGCCGGGAAGTCTTCCGTCCTGCGGATCCTGCTCGGTCTGGACCGCGCCGACGCCGGCCGGGCCCTGGTCGCCGGACGGCCGTACCGAGAGCTGCGCCGGCCGCTGCACACGGTCGGTGCGATGCTCGACGGCTCCGGCGCGCACCGGTCCCGTACCGCCCGCAGCCATCTGACCTGGTTGGCGCGCAGCAACGGGATCCCCCGACGCCGGGTCGACGAGGTCCTCGACCAGGTCGGGCTGGCCGAGGCCGCCCGGCAGCGGGCGGGCCGGTTCTCCCTCGGGATGGGTCGCCGACTCGGGCTCGCCGCCGCGCTGCTCGGTGAGCCGGCGGCGCTGGTGCTGGACGAACCGGTCAACGGACTCGACCCGGACGGCGTCCGGTGGGTCCGGCGGCTGTTGCGGGCCCACGCCGACGCCGGCGGGACGGTGTTGTTGTCCAGTCACCTGATCGGCGAACTCGCCGGCATCGCCGACGACCTGGTGGTCGTCGCCGACGGCCGGACCGTCGCGGCCGGCCCGCTGGCCGAGGTCGTCGCCGGACACGGCACTGCCGAGGCGGCGTTCTTCGCCCTCACCGGCAGCGACGCGCGGCCCGGCGCCCGGTGACGGCGTTCGACACGGTCGCCGCCGAATGGCGCAAGGCCGTCACCCTGCCGGCGACCGCCGTCGCGATGGCCGTCGCGGTCATCGGATCGGTCGCGATCACCCTGGTCAACTCGGTCACGGTACGCGGCGCATTGGCGTCCGGCCGTCCCGAACTGGTCGCGTACACGTCCGCGCCGGAGGCGTTCTTCGCCGCTGTGCCGCTCGGCACCGTCGGCGCGGTCGTCATCGGCGTCGTCGTGGTCGGCAGCGAGTACACCGCCAACAGCAGCGACAGCGGCGGTGGCCGGCAGATCACCACGACGCTGACCGCCGCGCCCCGGCGGCTGCCGGTGCTGGCGGCGAAGGCTTTGGTCGCGGTGGGGCTGGTCGCCGTGACGGCCGGGGTGGCGGTGCCCGCGTCGCTGGCCCTGGCCCATGCTGTCGTCGGCGGGGCGGGCGCCAACGCCGGTGCCGCCACCGTCGCCAGCGCCACCGCGACGGCGGACACCGTGGTCCGGGCGGTCGGCGCGGCCGTCTACTGGGCGCTGACCGCGCTCACCGCACTGGCGGTCACCGTCGTGACCCGCAACGGGATCGTGCCGATGACCGTGCT contains the following coding sequences:
- a CDS encoding ATP-binding cassette domain-containing protein yields the protein MLLIDDVVKRRGARQVLRGVSFEAVPGRVTGFVGPNGAGKSSVLRILLGLDRADAGRALVAGRPYRELRRPLHTVGAMLDGSGAHRSRTARSHLTWLARSNGIPRRRVDEVLDQVGLAEAARQRAGRFSLGMGRRLGLAAALLGEPAALVLDEPVNGLDPDGVRWVRRLLRAHADAGGTVLLSSHLIGELAGIADDLVVVADGRTVAAGPLAEVVAGHGTAEAAFFALTGSDARPGAR